The Thermodesulfobacteriota bacterium nucleotide sequence CTTGAATACGTACCCCAAGTTCTTCTACTTCATAGACTGAGGCGAAAGAGATGAACGTAAAGTCGAAGATAAACTTCTGCAAGGACCTCGCCATCTGCGCGCTCAAGGGCGGGCCGAAGTACTACGCCTGGCTGGGCTTCCTCGGCTTCTTCGTCATGCTCTGGGCCTACGGGTGGTACCATCAGGCCACCAAGGGCATGATAGTGACGGGCCTGACCGACCAGGTCACCTGGGGCATATACCTCGCCAACTTCGTCTTCCTTGTCGGCGTGGCCGCGGCCGCTGTGACGGTCGTGTTCCCGGCCTATATCTACAAGCACAAGCAGCTTAAAGAGATAGTGGTCCTCGGCGAATGCCTTGCCATCGCCGCGGTGGTGATGTGCCTGCTCTTCGTGCTGGCGCACATGGGCAGACCCGACAGGGCGTGGCACATGATCCCGAGCTGGGCGCCGATACCGTACTTCCACGGCATATTCAACTGGCCCAACTCGATGCTCACATGGGACGTGATGGTCCTTAACGCCTACCTGGTCCTTAACCTCATATGCGCCTTCTACTACCTCTATAAGAAGTACGCGGGCAGGGAGATCAACAAGAGGTTCTACATGCCCTTTGTCTACGTGACCATGGTCTGGGCCCTGAGTATCCATACGGTCACGGCGTTCCTCATCAACACCATGCCCGCCCGGCCCATGTGGTTCCATTCGGTCATGCCGATAAAGTTTATAATCACGGCGTTCGCCGCCGGACCCTGCCTGATTATAGTGGCGTTCCTCGTAATAAGGAAGAACACCACCTTGAAGATAGCGGACGAGGCCATAAACCTCCTCTCGCAGATAATCACCTGGTGCCTGGGTATAGCGCTCTTCCTCGCGCTCTCCGAGATAGTGACCGAACTCTACCCGAGCACCGAGCATTCGTTCTCGCTCAAGTACCTGATGTTCGGGATGCACGGCTTGACGAAGCTCGTGCCCTGGTTCTGGGTCTCCCTGTTGTCGATGATAACGGCCTTCATACTGTTCCTGATACCCAGTATAAGGAAGAACCATAATATACTCCCGTACATATGCATACTGGCGTTCGCGGGCATATGGATCGAAAAGGGAATGGGGCTCCTCCTGCCCGGCTTCATACCGAGCCCCATAGGCGAGTTCACCGAGTACACGCCGTCGTGGATAGAGATATTCATCTCGCTCGGCAGCTGGGCCATAGGGCTTGGGGTCTTCACCATACTCCTTAAGTTCTCCGTCGGGATACTGACCGGCGAGATCAGGTACAACGGGGACGACGGAGCCGGCGGGCCCGCGGCAGTGCCCGTGGTGGGTAACGCGGCGGCCACGGCCCCGAAAGATGCAGCCTCCACCGGCCCCAAGCCCTGGGATAAGGGCAAATGGGGAGGGGGGGGGAAGAAAGAATAGAGCCATGATTATCAGGATACTTATAGCGTGCGGCTTGACCTTAGTGTTCCTCGGGGGACTCGTGGGGACGGCCTCGGCCGAAGAAGGGGAGTGCTTCGAGAGCAGGGAGGGCTATACCAGGGTCCAGAAGACCGAGATAGAGCCCGGCCTCCCGAACGTCAAGTGCTCGGATAAAACGGGCGGCGTACTCTGGTGGGGCGACCCGTTCGACGGTACTCAGCCCATGGGCGAGATGCCCGACATAGAGGCCGACTACCTGCACGAAGAGGCCGTCGTAAAACCGAGGGTTCCGGCCGACGCCGGAGGCAAGAACCTTATGTACTACATGCCCTGTAGTCTATGCCATAACGGTACGATGGTCCCGTTCCCCAAGGACAGCAACCCGCGCGTGATTACTTCCGAGATGTACCCGCATGAGGCCTACGCGCCCAGGGACCCCAAGGACCTGAAGCACGGCAGGGGGGCGATCTGGTGCCTCGACTGCCACAACCCAACCAACCGCGACACGCTTATAGACCACAGGGGCAATGAGATAAGCTTTAACCAGCCGCAAAAACTCTGCGGCAAGTGCCACGGCCAGATATTCCGCGACTGGAGGGACGGCATACACGGGAAGCGCATAGGCTCCTGGGAGCCGGGCGG carries:
- the nrfD gene encoding NrfD/PsrC family molybdoenzyme membrane anchor subunit; amino-acid sequence: MNVKSKINFCKDLAICALKGGPKYYAWLGFLGFFVMLWAYGWYHQATKGMIVTGLTDQVTWGIYLANFVFLVGVAAAAVTVVFPAYIYKHKQLKEIVVLGECLAIAAVVMCLLFVLAHMGRPDRAWHMIPSWAPIPYFHGIFNWPNSMLTWDVMVLNAYLVLNLICAFYYLYKKYAGREINKRFYMPFVYVTMVWALSIHTVTAFLINTMPARPMWFHSVMPIKFIITAFAAGPCLIIVAFLVIRKNTTLKIADEAINLLSQIITWCLGIALFLALSEIVTELYPSTEHSFSLKYLMFGMHGLTKLVPWFWVSLLSMITAFILFLIPSIRKNHNILPYICILAFAGIWIEKGMGLLLPGFIPSPIGEFTEYTPSWIEIFISLGSWAIGLGVFTILLKFSVGILTGEIRYNGDDGAGGPAAVPVVGNAAATAPKDAASTGPKPWDKGKWGGGGKKE
- a CDS encoding cytochrome c3 family protein translates to MIIRILIACGLTLVFLGGLVGTASAEEGECFESREGYTRVQKTEIEPGLPNVKCSDKTGGVLWWGDPFDGTQPMGEMPDIEADYLHEEAVVKPRVPADAGGKNLMYYMPCSLCHNGTMVPFPKDSNPRVITSEMYPHEAYAPRDPKDLKHGRGAIWCLDCHNPTNRDTLIDHRGNEISFNQPQKLCGKCHGQIFRDWRDGIHGKRIGSWEPGGKKRWWVCTECHNPHDVQPGFKQIAPEPAPELPKGMLNADHEKGHHGGGHATDAVGHDTGHSAEGEPTSLH